In Flavobacterium sp. WV_118_3, one DNA window encodes the following:
- a CDS encoding response regulator transcription factor has protein sequence MEIKYKCLIVDDEKPAHRVIKSHMEQCPELVYGGSAYNGKDALQMIVNECYDMVFLDINMPILTGVELMERMPKRPVTIVTTAYSDYALKSFQHDVVDYLLKPVSFPLFIKAIEKAKLFCNANSQKTEIKDTIRLKVNGEITDIKLTAIICIESVGNYLKIYIQSTIVPIVVYGSLIEIMDNLDSRFVQVHRSHIVNGEHLRVNHKHNLCLTDDRIVPVGRKYQILVDKLN, from the coding sequence ATGGAAATTAAATATAAATGCCTGATCGTAGATGATGAAAAACCAGCACACAGGGTTATAAAATCGCATATGGAACAGTGTCCGGAGTTGGTATATGGTGGAAGTGCCTATAACGGTAAAGATGCCTTGCAAATGATCGTTAATGAATGTTATGACATGGTGTTTTTGGATATCAATATGCCTATACTTACCGGTGTGGAATTGATGGAGCGTATGCCAAAACGTCCCGTAACGATTGTTACAACGGCTTATTCGGATTATGCTTTAAAATCATTTCAACACGATGTAGTGGATTATCTGTTAAAACCGGTTTCGTTCCCGCTTTTTATAAAAGCGATAGAAAAAGCAAAGCTGTTTTGTAATGCAAATAGTCAGAAAACGGAGATTAAGGATACCATACGCCTTAAAGTAAACGGTGAAATAACGGACATTAAGCTAACTGCGATTATTTGTATCGAAAGTGTGGGCAATTACCTGAAGATTTATATTCAGAGTACAATTGTTCCCATTGTAGTATATGGCAGTTTGATCGAGATCATGGACAATCTTGACAGTCGTTTTGTACAGGTACATCGTTCGCATATTGTTAATGGCGAACATCTCCGCGTGAATCATAAACACAATCTGTGTCTTACAGATGACCGGATTGTTCCGGTAGGGAGGAAATACCAGATTCTGGTCGATAAGCTCAATTAA
- a CDS encoding helix-turn-helix domain-containing protein, which translates to MAQAVSKQQLLFNESEELVYSKPDEALKVAQHLLKNANSGKENAKINLLLAKIYEAKGDYNNALTYLYEANKGVADLSERDAVEVSVTQSGILRALYFDNQSLNYFKEAQNRADKIKDPATKEYAQGLLQLEKTMMDLERENYRSALQNLHQDNFTFKNQNREDEEELALWIVIAKARIYSSTNEYAKAERQFSAILERLDTIKLKNSYIEVFALSGMASVYFHKKEHSAAIQLLLKALQKSQPFENLYFAEILNKQLAINYLALNDKANYKFYNTNFLKANAEVEKIEQESVNTAYNLITQEYENQYLARKQNYVTLFYSALGLMFIILVAGVLFWFKFNSKKKRLREIISYLEVTRNNLIIGFTEKKEVTKKSTIPLETEQALLAKLKRFENSTKFTSNDMSLAVLAGQFETNTKYLSEIINKHYDMNFNMYINTLRINYIVKKLKSDPNFRNYKISYLAENSGFSSHSSFATVFKSITGIAPITFIELLKNEMEVTNE; encoded by the coding sequence ATGGCACAAGCTGTATCTAAACAACAGCTTTTATTTAACGAATCAGAAGAACTGGTTTACTCCAAACCGGACGAAGCTTTAAAAGTGGCACAGCATTTACTGAAAAATGCCAATTCCGGAAAAGAAAACGCAAAAATCAATCTCTTGCTGGCCAAAATTTATGAGGCAAAAGGCGATTATAACAATGCGCTGACTTATCTGTATGAAGCGAATAAAGGAGTTGCTGATTTATCAGAAAGAGATGCCGTTGAAGTGTCGGTTACCCAATCCGGAATTTTAAGAGCATTGTATTTTGATAACCAATCGCTCAATTATTTTAAAGAAGCCCAAAATCGTGCCGATAAAATAAAAGATCCTGCCACAAAAGAGTATGCTCAGGGACTGTTACAGCTGGAAAAAACGATGATGGACCTGGAAAGGGAAAATTACAGATCGGCCTTACAAAACCTGCATCAGGATAATTTTACTTTTAAAAATCAAAACCGGGAAGACGAAGAAGAACTGGCGTTATGGATTGTCATTGCGAAAGCTCGTATTTATAGCAGTACCAACGAATATGCAAAGGCAGAAAGACAGTTTTCAGCAATTTTAGAACGCCTGGATACGATAAAATTGAAAAATAGCTACATCGAAGTATTTGCATTAAGCGGAATGGCTTCCGTTTATTTTCATAAAAAAGAACATTCAGCAGCCATCCAACTATTGTTAAAAGCACTTCAGAAATCACAACCTTTTGAAAATCTGTATTTTGCTGAAATTCTGAACAAACAGCTTGCCATTAATTATCTGGCTTTAAATGATAAAGCGAATTACAAATTTTACAATACCAACTTTTTAAAAGCCAATGCCGAAGTTGAAAAAATAGAACAGGAATCGGTCAATACGGCTTATAATCTGATTACGCAGGAATATGAAAATCAATACCTTGCCCGTAAACAGAATTATGTTACCTTGTTTTATTCGGCTTTAGGGTTAATGTTTATCATACTAGTAGCCGGCGTGTTGTTTTGGTTTAAATTTAATTCAAAGAAAAAGCGACTTCGCGAGATTATCAGCTATCTGGAAGTGACGCGTAACAACCTCATCATCGGATTTACAGAGAAAAAAGAAGTAACGAAAAAGAGTACCATACCACTAGAAACAGAACAAGCTTTACTGGCCAAACTGAAACGTTTTGAAAATTCAACAAAATTCACCAGTAATGATATGTCGCTAGCTGTTTTAGCCGGGCAATTTGAGACCAATACGAAATACCTGTCGGAAATTATCAACAAGCATTATGATATGAATTTTAATATGTATATCAACACATTACGTATTAATTATATTGTTAAAAAACTGAAATCGGATCCGAATTTCAGAAATTATAAAATCAGTTATCTCGCCGAAAACAGTGGTTTTTCGTCACACAGTAGTTTTGCAACCGTATTTAAATCAATTACGGGAATTGCTCCGATTACCTTTATCGAGTTATTAAAAAATGAAATGGAGGTGACCAATGAGTAA
- a CDS encoding tetratricopeptide repeat protein: MSKVVFRKFSVIVYLLVGFILIGNTVYGQSAQKLDSIIRVSIRDMYGNPDKVIAAGREVVNKAGNDINIKIRGYKLISDGYSSKRDYEKSLEYVIKANQLLPRCQDELLKIQIINKAGIQYHQLKIYDKAIQSLDEAEQLCFDYPVRDSVRVSLGLNYIVRGFIYKEKLNCDIAITFFDRGIAEINQSKVVGNNASKISIAKYNKGNCYILMSDNEAAIKSFLESGELAKEVNAYSLQGFALKGLAQVYTLEGKYTEAIATLKEALKISGNVEDLILNQEIYKGLSENYLAVNEWNHYKDYRTQYLQTQLKIKERERKSISDSLNEVAKEEEFKLKNDIPKFVYGCITLFLGAVLIVVFFFLSVKKSKKTIEKLENVIKNLQNEKPLRESK, encoded by the coding sequence ATGAGTAAAGTCGTTTTCCGAAAATTTAGCGTCATAGTCTATCTTCTTGTCGGTTTTATATTAATTGGGAATACCGTTTACGGTCAATCGGCACAAAAACTTGATAGTATTATCCGGGTGAGTATCCGGGATATGTATGGCAATCCCGATAAAGTAATTGCAGCCGGAAGAGAAGTTGTCAATAAAGCCGGAAACGATATTAACATTAAAATACGAGGTTATAAGCTAATATCAGATGGCTATTCTTCTAAGCGGGATTATGAAAAATCGCTGGAATATGTTATTAAGGCGAACCAATTATTACCAAGATGTCAGGATGAATTGCTCAAAATACAGATTATTAATAAAGCCGGGATTCAATATCACCAGTTAAAAATATATGATAAAGCCATTCAAAGTCTGGATGAAGCAGAGCAATTATGTTTTGACTACCCGGTAAGAGATTCCGTTCGGGTGAGCCTCGGTTTAAATTATATCGTGCGAGGTTTTATCTATAAAGAAAAGCTGAATTGTGATATAGCGATTACTTTCTTCGACAGAGGAATTGCTGAAATAAATCAGTCAAAGGTTGTCGGGAACAATGCCTCGAAGATTAGTATTGCCAAATATAATAAAGGTAATTGTTATATACTGATGTCGGATAACGAAGCCGCGATCAAAAGTTTCCTGGAATCCGGTGAGCTGGCTAAAGAAGTAAATGCCTATAGTTTACAAGGGTTTGCCTTAAAAGGTCTGGCACAGGTTTACACCCTGGAAGGAAAATATACCGAAGCTATTGCAACGTTAAAAGAAGCATTGAAAATTTCAGGAAATGTAGAAGATTTAATTTTAAATCAGGAAATCTACAAAGGACTGTCCGAAAATTATCTGGCTGTTAACGAATGGAACCATTATAAAGATTACAGAACCCAATACCTTCAAACCCAATTAAAGATTAAAGAGCGGGAACGTAAATCAATTAGCGACTCGCTTAATGAGGTAGCAAAAGAAGAAGAATTTAAATTGAAAAATGATATTCCGAAGTTTGTTTACGGCTGTATTACTCTTTTTTTAGGCGCTGTTTTAATCGTAGTTTTCTTCTTTTTGTCTGTAAAAAAATCCAAAAAGACGATTGAAAAATTAGAAAATGTAATTAAAAACTTACAAAACGAAAAACCGTTAAGAGAAAGTAAATAA